One window of Pectobacterium carotovorum genomic DNA carries:
- the pdxY gene encoding pyridoxal kinase PdxY: MKNILSIQSHVVFGHAGNSAAEFPMRRMGANVWPLNTVQFSNHTQYGHWTGCVMPASHLTDVVQGIANIDKLKTCNAVLSGYIGSAEQGEHILGIVRQVKAANPDALYFCDPVMGTPEKGCIVAPGVSDFHCQQSLLAADIIAPNLPELELLGGCTVHNVTEAVETARALCAKGPKIVLVKHLSRAATREDSFEMLLVTPTDAWHISRPLVEFERQPVGVGDLTSGLLLVNLLKGVALDKALEHTTAAVYEVMLVTKEMNEYELQLVAAQDGIANPRHHFQAIRLS, from the coding sequence ATGAAAAATATACTTTCCATCCAATCACATGTCGTTTTTGGTCATGCCGGTAACAGCGCGGCAGAGTTTCCGATGCGTCGGATGGGCGCAAACGTTTGGCCGTTGAATACGGTGCAGTTCTCTAACCATACCCAATACGGTCACTGGACGGGGTGTGTGATGCCAGCCAGCCACCTGACCGACGTGGTGCAGGGAATTGCGAACATCGACAAACTGAAGACCTGTAATGCGGTGTTGAGCGGCTATATCGGCTCCGCCGAGCAAGGGGAACATATTCTGGGTATTGTTCGTCAGGTGAAAGCGGCTAATCCTGATGCGCTGTATTTTTGCGATCCAGTGATGGGTACGCCGGAGAAAGGTTGTATCGTTGCGCCCGGCGTGTCTGATTTCCACTGCCAGCAGTCGCTGCTAGCGGCCGACATTATTGCGCCGAATCTGCCTGAACTGGAACTGCTGGGCGGTTGTACCGTGCATAACGTGACGGAAGCCGTAGAGACTGCGCGTGCGCTGTGTGCAAAAGGGCCAAAAATCGTTCTGGTGAAGCACCTTAGCCGAGCGGCCACGCGTGAAGATAGCTTTGAAATGCTGCTGGTGACGCCGACGGATGCCTGGCACATCAGCCGCCCGCTGGTAGAGTTTGAACGTCAACCAGTAGGCGTGGGCGATTTGACCAGTGGATTACTGTTGGTGAACTTGCTGAAGGGTGTAGCGTTGGATAAAGCCTTGGAGCACACCACGGCGGCGGTCTATGAAGTCATGCTGGTGACGAAAGAGATGAATGAGTATGAGCTACAGCTGGTTGCGGCTCAGGATGGGATTGCTAATCCGCGTCATCACTTCCAGGCGATTCGCCTGTCGTAA
- a CDS encoding oligopeptide ABC transporter substrate-binding protein OppA (is involved in the transport of the murein peptide L-alanyl-gamma-D-glutamyl-meso-diaminopimelate): protein MNELIKKRFKHSLLLLTLCATGAMTSAFAAQVPAGTALAEKQELVRGNGSEPASLDPHKVESDVEGHIINDFFDNLVRVGDDGTIQPRLAERWDNKDNTVWTFHLRPDAKWSDGSPITADDVVYSWRRLSDPKTLSPYGTYVASMYVKNAADILAGKKAPDSLGVKALDSHTVEVTLEHPLSYFLEMSAYHILVPLPKAVLEKHPDNWTQVGNFVSSGPYTLSEWVVNERIVGKRNSQYWDNAHTVINKMTYLPISSQAAELNRYKSGEIDITGLLSPVQFASLKKEYPQEVKVSPLLATYFYRFNMKKAPFDDPRVRRALDLSLDKNIIANNVLGMGQTPAYSLIPKNVSGFQRKEPEWANWTQQQRNEEAKKLLKEAGFDDKHPLKLNLLYNTSESHLRVAIAASSMWKKNLGLEVTLQNQEWKTMLDTVRTGNFEVVRQSWTGDYNEASTFLNTLETNDSNNNGKFSNAQYDALLKKALTVKDKQEKEAIYQQASDILDSNVPLLPIYYYVQPQMVKTYIGGFSPNVRGDYYTQDMYILKH from the coding sequence ATGAATGAGTTGATCAAAAAACGCTTTAAACATTCGCTGCTGCTTCTCACGCTGTGTGCAACAGGGGCGATGACATCGGCTTTTGCGGCACAGGTTCCTGCAGGGACTGCGCTGGCGGAAAAGCAAGAGCTGGTGCGAGGCAATGGGTCAGAACCTGCCTCGTTGGACCCGCATAAGGTGGAAAGCGATGTCGAAGGTCACATTATCAATGACTTCTTCGATAATCTGGTACGTGTGGGCGATGACGGTACCATTCAGCCGCGATTGGCCGAGCGCTGGGATAATAAAGACAATACGGTGTGGACATTCCACCTGCGGCCTGATGCCAAATGGTCCGATGGTTCACCAATTACTGCTGACGATGTGGTTTACAGCTGGCGACGCCTTAGCGACCCTAAAACACTGTCGCCTTACGGCACCTACGTTGCCAGTATGTATGTGAAGAACGCGGCGGATATTCTGGCGGGCAAGAAAGCGCCGGATTCGCTGGGCGTGAAAGCGCTGGATAGCCACACGGTTGAGGTCACGCTGGAACACCCGCTGTCGTATTTCCTGGAAATGTCGGCGTACCATATTCTGGTCCCGCTGCCGAAAGCGGTTCTCGAAAAACACCCTGATAACTGGACGCAGGTCGGAAATTTCGTCAGCAGCGGCCCCTATACGCTCAGCGAATGGGTGGTTAACGAACGTATCGTCGGCAAGCGCAATAGCCAGTATTGGGATAATGCGCATACCGTCATTAACAAAATGACGTATCTGCCGATCAGCTCGCAGGCGGCGGAGCTGAATCGCTATAAATCCGGCGAGATTGACATCACGGGGCTGCTGTCGCCAGTTCAATTTGCATCGCTGAAAAAAGAGTATCCACAGGAGGTGAAAGTCTCGCCGCTGCTGGCTACCTATTTCTATCGCTTCAATATGAAAAAAGCCCCTTTTGACGACCCACGTGTCCGCCGCGCACTGGATCTCAGTTTGGATAAAAATATCATCGCAAACAACGTACTCGGTATGGGGCAGACACCCGCTTACAGCTTGATTCCCAAAAATGTAAGCGGCTTCCAGCGCAAGGAGCCTGAGTGGGCAAACTGGACACAGCAACAGCGTAATGAGGAAGCGAAGAAACTGTTGAAAGAGGCTGGGTTTGATGACAAGCATCCGCTGAAACTCAACCTGCTTTACAACACCTCCGAATCGCATTTACGCGTGGCGATTGCCGCCAGTTCAATGTGGAAAAAGAATCTTGGGTTGGAAGTGACGCTGCAAAATCAGGAATGGAAAACGATGCTGGATACCGTACGTACCGGTAACTTTGAGGTGGTCAGACAGTCCTGGACGGGGGATTACAATGAAGCCAGTACGTTCTTGAATACGCTGGAAACGAATGACAGCAACAACAACGGTAAATTCAGTAATGCACAGTATGATGCGTTGTTGAAAAAAGCGCTGACGGTGAAGGATAAGCAGGAGAAAGAGGCGATTTATCAACAGGCCTCGGATATTTTAGATAGCAATGTTCCATTACTGCCCATCTACTACTATGTCCAGCCGCAGATGGTTAAGACCTACATCGGTGGTTTTTCCCCCAACGTGCGTGGTGATTATTACACGCAAGATATGTACATCCTCAAGCACTGA
- the tyrS gene encoding tyrosine--tRNA ligase → MASSNLIKQLQERGLIAQVTDEEALAERLAQGPIALYCGFDPTADSLHLGHLVPLLCLKRFQLSGHKPVALVGGATGLIGDPSFKATERKLNTAETVGEWVEKIRRQVSPFLDFDCGKNSAIAANNYDWFGNMNVLDFLRDIGKHFSVNQMISKEAVKQRLNRDDVGISFTEFSYNLLQGYDFASLNKQHDVELQIGGSDQWGNITSGIDLTRRMNQKQVYGLTVPLITKSDGTKFGKTEGGAIWLDASKTSPYKFYQFWINTADADVYRFLKFFTFMSLEDIDALEEEDKNSGKAPRAQYVLAEEVTRMVHGEAGLEAARRITQSLFSGALQDMTQDDFAQLAQDGMPIIELENGADLQQALVSAELVPSRGQARTMIASNAVTINGEKQADPEYTFSDSDRLFDRYTLLRRGKKHYCLICWKA, encoded by the coding sequence ATGGCGAGTAGTAACCTGATTAAACAATTGCAAGAGCGGGGCTTGATTGCCCAGGTGACGGATGAGGAAGCGTTAGCAGAGCGGCTGGCGCAAGGGCCAATTGCACTGTATTGCGGTTTTGATCCCACCGCCGACAGCTTGCATTTGGGGCATCTGGTGCCGCTGCTCTGCCTGAAACGTTTCCAACTGTCTGGCCACAAGCCGGTTGCGCTGGTTGGCGGTGCCACGGGGCTGATCGGTGACCCAAGCTTTAAAGCCACCGAGCGTAAGCTGAACACGGCTGAAACCGTGGGTGAGTGGGTAGAGAAAATTCGTCGTCAGGTTTCTCCATTCCTGGATTTTGACTGCGGCAAAAACAGCGCGATCGCCGCCAATAACTACGATTGGTTCGGCAATATGAACGTGTTGGATTTCCTGCGTGATATCGGCAAACACTTCTCCGTTAATCAGATGATTAGCAAAGAAGCCGTCAAACAGCGTTTAAACCGTGATGACGTCGGTATTTCGTTCACCGAGTTTTCTTACAACCTGTTGCAGGGATACGACTTTGCCTCGCTGAACAAGCAGCATGATGTCGAACTGCAAATCGGTGGCTCTGACCAATGGGGTAATATCACGTCCGGTATCGACTTGACGCGCCGCATGAACCAGAAACAGGTTTACGGTTTGACCGTACCGCTGATCACCAAATCTGATGGGACGAAATTCGGTAAAACGGAAGGCGGCGCAATCTGGTTAGATGCCAGCAAGACCAGTCCTTACAAATTCTACCAATTCTGGATCAACACGGCAGATGCCGATGTGTACCGCTTCCTGAAATTCTTCACGTTCATGAGCCTCGAAGACATCGATGCGCTGGAAGAAGAAGACAAAAACAGCGGCAAGGCTCCACGCGCGCAGTACGTGCTGGCGGAAGAAGTGACCCGTATGGTGCACGGTGAAGCGGGTCTGGAAGCGGCTCGTCGTATTACACAAAGCCTATTCTCTGGCGCATTGCAGGATATGACACAGGACGATTTTGCGCAGTTGGCGCAGGATGGTATGCCGATTATCGAACTGGAAAACGGTGCTGATTTACAACAGGCGCTGGTCAGTGCTGAGCTAGTACCGTCACGCGGTCAGGCCCGTACGATGATCGCTTCGAATGCGGTAACCATTAACGGCGAAAAACAGGCCGATCCTGAATACACTTTCAGCGATTCCGACCGTCTGTTTGATCGCTACACCTTGCTGCGTCGTGGCAAAAAGCACTACTGCCTGATCTGCTGGAAAGCATAA
- the gstA gene encoding glutathione transferase GstA has translation MKLFYKAESSSLFTHIVLIESKLEFKLEKVNLRTKKTERGTDYTFINPKGMVPALELDDGSVLTEGVAIAEYIADLVPHCNLIAPTGSMARYHTLEWLNYISAELHKTFTPLFRPGTPETYKELLMEYLQVKFRYINLVLSEQNYLVANRFSIADAYLFTVMRWAQSLKLDMFRYPALAAYLDHIAERPSVVTALKVERLKG, from the coding sequence ATGAAACTGTTTTACAAAGCTGAAAGCAGTTCTCTTTTTACACACATTGTTTTGATCGAATCCAAATTGGAATTCAAGCTGGAGAAGGTCAATCTGCGCACGAAAAAGACAGAGCGTGGCACCGACTATACGTTCATCAACCCGAAAGGGATGGTGCCCGCGTTAGAGCTAGATGACGGGTCTGTTCTGACTGAAGGTGTCGCTATCGCCGAGTACATTGCCGATCTGGTTCCACACTGTAACCTTATCGCTCCTACCGGCAGCATGGCGCGCTACCATACACTCGAATGGCTGAATTACATCTCTGCGGAACTGCACAAAACGTTTACGCCGCTCTTCCGTCCTGGTACGCCGGAAACGTATAAAGAGCTACTGATGGAGTATTTGCAGGTCAAATTCCGTTATATCAATCTGGTGTTAAGTGAACAGAACTATCTGGTCGCCAACCGCTTCAGTATCGCCGATGCGTATCTGTTTACCGTAATGCGCTGGGCGCAGTCGCTAAAACTGGATATGTTCCGCTACCCTGCGCTGGCGGCTTACCTCGACCATATTGCCGAGCGCCCTTCCGTCGTTACCGCGCTTAAGGTTGAAAGGTTGAAAGGCTAA
- a CDS encoding MliC family protein: MKRLLTGTALILLSGCSYLDHKQMVETLHYQCGMMPLTVTLQQSGETPSQVSFLLDGERLTLPQVVSASGVRYSNDTYTFWSKGDHAFIQRGERVIIDDCVLAPR, translated from the coding sequence ATGAAACGATTGCTGACGGGGACAGCGCTCATTCTGCTGAGTGGATGCAGCTATTTGGACCATAAACAGATGGTGGAAACGCTGCATTATCAATGTGGCATGATGCCGCTAACTGTGACGCTACAGCAGAGCGGCGAAACGCCTTCGCAGGTGAGTTTCCTGCTGGACGGCGAACGTCTGACTCTCCCTCAGGTGGTATCTGCTTCTGGCGTTCGATACAGCAATGACACCTACACATTCTGGAGCAAAGGCGATCACGCATTTATCCAACGTGGTGAACGGGTTATCATAGACGACTGCGTGTTGGCACCGAGGTAA
- the anmK gene encoding anhydro-N-acetylmuramic acid kinase: MKSGRYIGVMSGTSLDGVDVVLAAIDEHTVAQQASYCHPIPHDIRMAILGMCQGQAVTLSALGQLDTRLGILFAEAVLALLKETELGAQDITAIGCHGQTVWHEPTGDTPCTLQIGDNNRVAALTGITTVGDFRRRDLAYGGQGAPLVPSFHHALLLHPVERRIVLNIGGIANLSLLVPGAPVRGYDTGPGNMLLDTWIWRHCAQPYDKDAVWAMSGQINPLLLRRMLTDPYFALRAPKSTGREYFNLGWLERMLVGLPPIAPQDVQATLVELTAMSIAEQALLVGGCERLLVCGGGARNPLIMARLSALLPGIEVSTTDECGVSGDDMEALAFAWLASRTLSGLPGNLPSVTGASQKTVLGAIYPVNVD, from the coding sequence ATGAAGTCAGGCAGATATATTGGCGTAATGTCCGGCACCAGCCTGGATGGTGTGGATGTTGTGCTCGCCGCGATTGATGAACATACGGTTGCTCAACAGGCCAGCTACTGCCACCCGATACCGCATGACATCAGAATGGCCATCCTGGGGATGTGTCAGGGGCAGGCGGTGACGCTATCGGCGCTGGGGCAGTTGGATACACGTTTGGGTATCTTGTTTGCTGAGGCCGTGCTGGCTCTGCTTAAAGAGACGGAATTGGGGGCTCAGGATATTACGGCGATTGGCTGTCACGGGCAGACTGTCTGGCATGAACCCACGGGTGATACACCCTGCACGTTGCAGATAGGTGATAATAACCGTGTAGCTGCATTGACGGGCATTACGACCGTGGGGGATTTTCGCCGCCGTGATTTGGCTTATGGCGGGCAGGGTGCTCCACTGGTGCCATCATTTCACCATGCCTTGCTGCTGCATCCTGTCGAACGACGTATCGTGCTCAACATTGGAGGCATCGCCAATCTGTCTTTGCTGGTGCCGGGGGCGCCCGTGCGCGGCTATGATACAGGCCCCGGGAATATGCTGTTGGATACTTGGATCTGGCGGCACTGCGCGCAACCGTATGATAAAGATGCCGTGTGGGCGATGAGCGGTCAGATAAATCCGCTATTGCTACGCCGAATGTTGACCGATCCTTATTTTGCGTTGCGAGCGCCCAAAAGCACCGGACGTGAGTATTTCAATCTGGGCTGGCTGGAAAGAATGCTGGTTGGCCTGCCGCCGATAGCGCCGCAGGATGTTCAGGCGACGCTGGTTGAGTTAACGGCTATGAGCATTGCTGAACAGGCGCTGTTGGTCGGTGGATGCGAACGCTTACTGGTTTGTGGCGGTGGCGCACGTAATCCGCTTATTATGGCGCGTCTTTCGGCACTGCTGCCGGGCATCGAAGTCAGCACGACGGATGAATGTGGCGTGAGCGGCGATGATATGGAAGCGCTAGCCTTCGCCTGGCTGGCATCACGTACACTATCGGGACTGCCAGGCAATCTGCCTTCCGTCACGGGAGCGAGCCAGAAAACGGTGTTAGGCGCGATTTATCCGGTCAACGTAGATTAA
- the pdxH gene encoding pyridoxamine 5'-phosphate oxidase, with translation MPLIQPADIADIRREYTRGGLRRSDLPANPLDLFERWLKQACDAKLADPTAMSVATVDEYGQPYQRIVLLKHYDEKGMVFYTNMGSRKAHHLENNPRISLLFPWHMLERQVIVLGRVEKLPALEVLKYFHSRPKDSQIGAWVSKQSSRISARGVLESKFLELKQKFQNGEVPLPSFWGGFRVVIDSVEFWQGGEHRLHDRFFYQRQDEGWQIDRLAP, from the coding sequence ATGCCTCTTATTCAACCCGCCGATATCGCCGACATCCGCCGTGAATACACGCGTGGCGGGCTTCGCCGTAGCGATCTTCCCGCTAATCCACTGGATTTATTTGAACGCTGGCTGAAGCAGGCCTGCGACGCGAAACTGGCCGATCCTACCGCGATGTCCGTCGCGACCGTGGATGAATATGGGCAGCCTTACCAGCGTATCGTTCTGCTGAAACACTATGATGAGAAAGGCATGGTGTTTTATACCAATATGGGCAGCCGCAAAGCCCATCATCTGGAAAACAATCCACGTATCAGTCTGCTGTTCCCTTGGCATATGCTGGAGCGGCAGGTAATCGTGCTGGGACGCGTAGAGAAGCTGCCAGCGCTTGAGGTGCTGAAATATTTCCACAGCCGCCCGAAAGACAGCCAGATTGGCGCGTGGGTATCAAAGCAGTCCAGCCGGATTTCAGCGCGTGGCGTGCTGGAAAGCAAATTTTTGGAGTTGAAGCAAAAATTCCAGAATGGCGAAGTGCCTTTGCCGAGCTTCTGGGGCGGCTTCCGCGTCGTTATCGATTCTGTCGAGTTTTGGCAGGGCGGCGAACACCGCCTGCATGACCGATTTTTCTACCAGCGGCAGGACGAGGGCTGGCAGATCGATCGTTTAGCGCCTTAA
- the acnA gene encoding aconitate hydratase AcnA, with amino-acid sequence MSSHLRNTCLDTLTVQKQIYHYYSLPKAAKTLGNIDKLPKSLKVLLENLLRHQDGDTVEQDDLQAVVDWLKTGHVDREIAYRPARVLMQDFTGVPAVVDLAAMRAAVKRLGGDVNKVNPLSPVDLVIDHSVTVDHFGDRQALTDNTQLEMARNRERYEFLRWGQNAFSYFSVVPPGTGICHQVNLEYLAKAIWYEKQGDKQFAYPDTLVGTDSHTTMINGLGVLGWGVGGIEAEAAMLGQPVSMLIPDVVGVKLSGKMREGITATDLVLTVTQMLRKHGVVGKFVEFYGDGLDSLPLADRATIANMAPEYGATCGFFPIDQITLDYMRLTNRAEEQIALVEAYSKQQGLWRNAGDEPVFTSQLALDLATVETSLAGPKRPQDRVPLAGVPEAFKASRELEVSTVKNRSDYEEFTLEGETHRLQQGAVVIAAITSCTNTSNPSVLMTAGLLAKNAVERGLKTKPWVKTSLAPGSRVVTDYYAKAGLTPFLDELGFNLVGYGCTTCIGNSGPLPDAIEAAIKEGDLTVGAVLSGNRNFEGRIHPLVKTNWLASPPLVVAYALAGNMNVDLTQEPLGEDRDGKAVYLKDIWPSTKAVADAVLNVSAGMFHKQYAAVFEGTQEWQDIEVDDNPTYQWPEESTYIRQTPFFLDMGKEPEPIQDIHNARILAMLGDSVTTDHISPAGNIKRDSPAGKYLLERGVETAEFNSYGSRRGNHEVMMRGTFANIRIRNEMVPGKEGGYTRHIPSQNEMTIYDAAMRYKDDNVPLALFAGKEYGSGSSRDWAAKGPRLLGVRVVIAESFERIHRSNLIGMGILPLEFPDGVTRKTLKLTGDEQISITGLNQLTPGATVEVSITDADGNTQTIKTRCRIDTRNELTYYQNDGILHYVIRNML; translated from the coding sequence ATGTCATCACACCTTCGCAACACTTGTCTGGACACACTGACGGTACAGAAGCAGATTTACCATTATTACAGCCTGCCGAAGGCGGCGAAAACGCTTGGCAACATCGATAAATTACCGAAGTCGCTCAAGGTGCTACTGGAGAATTTATTGCGTCATCAGGACGGCGACACGGTAGAGCAGGACGATCTTCAGGCGGTCGTGGACTGGTTGAAAACGGGTCACGTTGACCGGGAAATTGCCTATCGTCCCGCGCGTGTGTTGATGCAGGACTTTACCGGCGTGCCTGCCGTGGTCGATCTGGCGGCAATGCGAGCGGCGGTGAAACGGCTGGGCGGCGATGTGAATAAGGTTAACCCACTGTCGCCAGTCGATCTGGTTATCGACCACTCGGTGACGGTTGACCACTTCGGCGATCGCCAGGCGCTCACGGATAACACGCAGCTCGAAATGGCGCGTAACCGTGAGCGTTATGAGTTTTTGCGCTGGGGACAAAATGCCTTTAGCTACTTTAGCGTCGTGCCACCGGGAACCGGGATTTGCCATCAGGTGAATCTGGAGTATCTCGCCAAGGCCATCTGGTACGAAAAGCAGGGCGACAAACAGTTTGCTTATCCTGATACGCTAGTAGGAACCGATTCGCATACCACGATGATTAACGGTTTAGGCGTGCTCGGCTGGGGCGTCGGCGGGATAGAGGCTGAGGCAGCGATGCTGGGGCAGCCTGTTTCGATGCTGATCCCTGACGTGGTCGGCGTCAAGCTAAGCGGTAAGATGCGCGAAGGGATCACGGCAACCGATCTGGTACTGACGGTTACGCAGATGCTGCGTAAACACGGTGTGGTCGGTAAGTTTGTGGAATTTTACGGTGATGGATTGGATTCGCTGCCGCTGGCGGATCGTGCGACCATCGCCAACATGGCACCGGAATATGGTGCCACCTGTGGCTTCTTCCCTATCGACCAAATCACGCTGGATTACATGCGCTTGACCAACCGTGCAGAAGAACAAATTGCGCTGGTGGAAGCCTACAGTAAGCAGCAGGGGCTGTGGCGTAATGCGGGTGATGAACCGGTATTTACCAGCCAGCTTGCACTGGATTTGGCGACGGTGGAAACCAGTCTGGCAGGGCCGAAACGCCCGCAGGATCGTGTGCCTTTAGCTGGCGTGCCAGAAGCCTTTAAAGCCAGCCGGGAACTGGAAGTTAGCACGGTGAAAAACCGTTCGGACTATGAAGAATTCACGCTGGAAGGCGAAACGCACCGTTTACAGCAGGGTGCCGTCGTGATCGCCGCGATCACGTCCTGCACCAATACCTCCAACCCGAGCGTGCTGATGACGGCCGGACTGCTGGCAAAAAATGCCGTCGAGCGCGGTCTGAAAACCAAGCCGTGGGTTAAGACCTCGCTGGCACCGGGCTCGCGGGTTGTAACGGATTACTATGCCAAAGCGGGATTGACGCCGTTCCTCGACGAACTGGGGTTCAATCTGGTGGGCTACGGCTGTACTACCTGTATCGGTAACTCCGGCCCGCTGCCGGATGCGATTGAAGCGGCGATAAAAGAAGGCGATCTGACAGTCGGCGCCGTGCTGTCAGGCAACCGCAACTTTGAAGGCCGTATTCATCCTCTGGTGAAGACGAACTGGCTGGCGTCGCCGCCGCTGGTGGTCGCGTACGCGCTGGCGGGGAATATGAACGTCGATCTGACGCAAGAACCGTTGGGTGAAGATCGTGACGGGAAAGCCGTCTACCTGAAAGATATCTGGCCGTCGACCAAAGCGGTGGCGGATGCAGTATTGAACGTCAGCGCGGGCATGTTCCACAAACAGTATGCCGCCGTGTTTGAAGGCACGCAGGAGTGGCAAGATATCGAGGTCGACGACAATCCTACCTATCAATGGCCGGAAGAATCGACCTATATCCGCCAGACGCCTTTCTTCCTGGATATGGGGAAAGAGCCCGAGCCGATTCAGGATATCCACAATGCGCGCATTCTGGCGATGCTGGGCGATTCGGTCACTACTGACCATATCTCACCGGCAGGTAACATCAAGCGCGATAGTCCGGCAGGAAAATATTTGCTGGAGCGCGGCGTCGAAACGGCGGAATTCAACTCTTATGGTTCACGGCGCGGTAACCACGAAGTGATGATGCGCGGGACGTTTGCCAACATCCGTATCCGTAATGAAATGGTGCCCGGTAAAGAGGGCGGCTATACCCGCCATATCCCGTCGCAGAATGAGATGACGATCTATGATGCGGCGATGCGCTACAAGGACGACAATGTCCCGCTGGCGCTGTTTGCCGGGAAAGAGTACGGCTCCGGCTCCAGCCGTGACTGGGCCGCGAAAGGCCCGCGCTTGCTGGGGGTTCGCGTGGTGATTGCCGAATCGTTCGAACGTATTCACCGTTCTAACCTGATCGGGATGGGGATTCTGCCGCTGGAATTTCCTGACGGCGTGACGCGTAAAACGCTGAAACTCACCGGGGACGAGCAGATTTCAATTACGGGATTAAATCAGCTGACGCCGGGGGCAACGGTCGAGGTGAGCATCACTGATGCTGATGGCAATACGCAGACGATCAAGACCCGCTGCCGCATCGACACCCGAAACGAACTGACCTACTACCAGAACGACGGCATTCTGCACTACGTTATCCGCAATATGCTGTAG
- a CDS encoding dicarboxylate/amino acid:cation symporter yields the protein MKKNRLLFFIALAILLGIIVGGACHALLTAQEAKEVVSYFNLVTDVFLRLIKMIIAPLVFATLVSGLASMGNSSSVGRIGLKAMVWFICSSVVSLFIGMMLANIFEPGVGMNLAIPSTPIAVETGVNTGGFTLKSFIAHIFPRSIVEAMANNEILQILVFSMFFGSALAFVKGQNKHAVTMESMIEELAKVMFRVTDYVMRLAPLAVFSSLASSITTEGLGLLLDFGKVIGEFYLGLALLWGLMFGAGALFLGKKATWGLIKLLREPSMLAFATASSEAAYPKTMEALSEFGVPKKITSFVLPLGYSFNLVGSMIYQAFAILFIAQAYNIHLSLTEQTLILLTLMITSKGMAGVARAAVVVVAATLPMFSLPEAGILLIIGIDQFLDMGRTATNVIGNGMATAVVAKLERNHDLEEQDHADEEAPVMAAGNV from the coding sequence ATGAAAAAGAACAGGTTATTGTTTTTTATAGCCTTGGCTATTCTTCTTGGGATTATTGTCGGCGGGGCCTGTCATGCTTTATTAACGGCGCAGGAAGCCAAAGAGGTCGTATCCTACTTTAATTTAGTGACCGATGTTTTTCTGCGCCTGATAAAAATGATCATTGCGCCATTGGTCTTCGCCACATTGGTCTCCGGCCTTGCTAGCATGGGGAATTCTTCTTCTGTCGGCCGAATAGGGCTGAAGGCGATGGTGTGGTTTATTTGTTCTTCCGTGGTTTCCCTTTTTATTGGCATGATGTTAGCCAATATCTTCGAGCCAGGCGTTGGAATGAATCTCGCCATTCCCAGTACGCCAATAGCGGTAGAGACCGGTGTGAATACCGGTGGATTTACACTGAAAAGTTTCATTGCCCATATATTTCCACGCAGCATCGTCGAAGCGATGGCGAATAACGAAATATTGCAGATTTTGGTGTTCTCTATGTTCTTCGGTTCCGCGCTGGCTTTTGTGAAAGGCCAGAATAAACATGCCGTCACGATGGAATCGATGATAGAGGAACTGGCGAAAGTGATGTTCCGAGTGACGGACTATGTCATGCGGTTGGCGCCTCTTGCAGTATTTTCCTCGCTGGCGTCGTCTATTACGACCGAAGGCCTAGGGCTGCTCCTCGACTTTGGCAAGGTGATTGGCGAGTTCTACCTTGGGCTGGCGTTGCTATGGGGACTTATGTTCGGGGCTGGCGCGCTGTTCCTCGGTAAGAAAGCAACCTGGGGCCTGATCAAACTGCTGCGCGAACCCAGTATGCTGGCATTTGCCACCGCCAGTAGCGAAGCGGCTTACCCGAAAACGATGGAAGCGCTGAGCGAATTCGGCGTTCCCAAAAAAATCACCAGCTTTGTACTCCCGTTGGGGTATTCCTTTAACCTTGTCGGCTCCATGATCTATCAGGCTTTCGCCATTCTGTTTATCGCGCAGGCTTACAATATCCATTTAAGCCTGACGGAGCAGACCCTGATTTTGCTGACGCTGATGATCACCAGTAAAGGTATGGCCGGCGTGGCACGTGCCGCGGTCGTGGTGGTCGCTGCCACCTTACCGATGTTCAGCTTACCCGAAGCGGGCATTTTACTGATTATTGGTATCGATCAGTTCCTGGATATGGGCCGCACGGCGACCAATGTGATTGGTAACGGTATGGCGACCGCTGTTGTTGCTAAACTGGAACGAAACCATGATCTGGAAGAGCAAGACCATGCCGACGAAGAAGCACCTGTGATGGCAGCCGGCAATGTCTAA